The genomic segment CTGTAGTGGTCTCAGAGCCTTCAGCAGAGACTGTGGTGGTCTCAGAGCCTGTGGTAGAAACTGTAGTGGTCTCAGAGCCTTCAGTAGAGGCTGTGGTGGTCTCAGAGCCTTCAGTAGAGGTGGCGGTTGTCTCAGAGCCTGCAGTAGAGGCTGTGGTGGTCTCAGAGCCTGTGTTATAGATTGTTGGAGTCTCAGAGCCTGTGGTAGTGACTGTAGTGTTCTCAGAGCCTTCAGTAGAGGCTGTGGTGGTCTCAGAGCCTGTGGTAGAGACTGTAGTGGCATCAGAGCCTTCAGTAGAGGTGGTGGTGGTCTCAGAGCCTGCTGTAGAGGCTGGGATGGTCTCAAAGCCTGGAGTGGAGACTGTGGTGGTCTCAGACCCTGTGGTAGAGGCTATGGTGGTCTTAGAGTTTTCGGTGAAGACTGTGGTCATTTTAGAGCTTGCAGTGGAGACCTTGGTGGTCTCAGAGCCTATGGTAGAGGCCATAATGGTCTCAGAGCCCATGGTGGATGCCATAGTGGTCTCAGAGCTTGTAGTAGAGGATGTGGTGGTCTCAGAGCCTCTAGTAGAGGTTGAGGTGGTCTCGGAGCCTTCAGTAGAGGCTGTGGTGGTCTCGGAGCCTGTGATGGAGACTGTAGTTATCTCAGAGCCTTCAGTAGAAGTGGTAGTGTTCTCTGAGCCAATGATAGAAACTTTAGTGGTCTCAGAGCCTGTGATGGAGACTGTAGTCATCTCAGAGCTTTCAGTAGAAGTGGTAGTGGTCTCTGAGCCAGTGATAGAAACTTTAGTGGTCTCAGAGCCTGTGGTGGAGAGTGTAGTGGTCTCAGAGCCTTCAGTAGAGACTGTGGTGGTCTCAGAGCCTGTGGCAGATACTGTAGTAGTCTCAGAGCCTTCAGTAGAGGTGATGGTAGTCTCAGAGCCTGTGGTAGAGACCATGGTGGTCTCCAAGCCTGTGGTGGAGACTGTAGTGGTCTCAGAGCCTTCAGTAGAGGCTGTGGTGGTTTCAGAGCTTGCAGTAGAGGCCATGGTGCTCTCAAAATCTGCAGTCGATGCCGTGGTGTTCTCAGAATCTGCAGTAGAGACTGTGGTGGTCTCAGAGCctgcagtggaggctgcagtggtcCCAGAACCTTCAGTAGAGGCTGTGGTGGTCTCAGCACCTGTGGTGGAGACTATAGTCATCTCAGAGCCTTCAATGGTAGTGATAGTGGGCTCCAAGCCTGTGGTTGAAACTGTAGTGGTCTCAGAGCCTGTGGTAGAGACTGTGGTGGTCTCAGAGCCtgtggcagaggctgtggtggtCTCAGAGCCTGTGGTAGAGACTGTGGTGGTCTCAGAGCCTGTGGCAGAGACTGTAGTGGTCTCAGAGCCTTCAGTAGAGGCTGTGGTGGTCTCAGAGCTTGTGGTAGAATCTGTGGTGGTCTCAGAGCCCatggtggaggctgtggtggtcTCAGGGCTGGTATTAAAGTCTGTGGTGGTCCCAGAGCCTGTGGTAGAGGCTGTGGTGGCCTGAGAGCCTTCAGCAGAGACTGTGGTCATCTCAGAGCTTGCAGTGGAAACTTTGGTGGTCTCAGGGCCTATGGTAGAGGCCATAGTGGTCTCAGAGCCCATGGTGGATGTCATAGTGGTCTCAGAGCCTGTAGTAGAGGCTGTGGTTGTCTCAAACCCTGTAGTAGAGGCTGTGGTTGTCTCAAACCCTGTAGTAGAGGCTGAGGTACTCTCAGAATCTTCAGTAGATGCTATGTTGGTTTCAGAATCTTTagtagaggctgcagtggtcTCAGAGCCtgcagtagaggctgcagtggtcTCAGAGCCTGCAATGGAGACTGTGGTCTCAGAGCCTGCAGCTGAGACTGTGGTGGTCTCAGAGCCCatgatggaggctgcagtggtcTCAGAATGTGCAGTAGAGGCTGTTGTGGTCTCAGAGTCTGCAGTAGAGGCTGTGGTGGTCTCAGAGCCTATGGTAGAGACTACAGTGGTCTCAAAGTTTATGGTGGATGCCATGGTTGTCTCAGAGCCCATGGTAGAGGCTGTGATGGTCTCTGAGCCTGCAGTGAAGACTGTGGTCATCTCAGAGCTTGCATTGGAGACCTTGGTGGTCTCAGAGCCTgtggtagaggctgcagtggtcTCAGAGCTCATGATGGATGCCATGGTGGTCTCAGAGCCTGTagtagaggctgcagtggtcTCAGAATCTGCAGTAGCGGCTGTGGTGGTCTCAGAGCCTGTGGTAGAAGCCATGGTGGTTCCAGAGCCTAAAGTTGAGACTGTGGTGGTCTCAGAGCCTGAAGTAGAGGTTATGGTGGTCTCAGAGCCCATGGTGGAGACTGTGGTGGTCTCAGAGCCTGCAGCAGAAGTTGTGGTGGTCTCAGAGCCCACGGTGGAGACTGCGGTGGTCTCAGAGCTTGCAGTAGAGTTTGTGGTGATCTCTGAGCCCATGGTGGAGACCATGGTGGTCTCAGTGCCTGTGGTAGAGACTGTAGTGGTCTCAGAGCCTGCAGTGAAGATGGTGGTTGTCTCAGAGCCTGTACTAGAGACTGTGGTAGTCTCAGATCCTGctgtggaggtggtggtgatctCAGAACCTGAAATAGAGACTGTGGTGGTCTGAGAGcctgtgggggtggaggtggtggtcTCAGAACCTGCTGTAGAGGCTGTAGTGGTCTCAGAGGCTTTAATAGGGACTGTAGTGGTCTCAGAGCCTGTGGTAGAGGCTGTGGTGGTGTTAGAGCCTACAGTGGAGGCCATAGTGGTCTCAGAGCTCATGCTGGATGCCGTGATCACCTTGGAGTCTGCAGTTGAGGTTGTGGTGGCCTCAGAGCCTGccatggaggtggaggaggtggtctCAGAACCTGCAGTAGATGCTGTGGTGGTTTCAGAGCCTGTGATAGAGACTTTAGTGGCCCCAGGACCTgcagtggaggtggtggtggtctCAGAGCCTGTGGTAGAGACGGTGGCGGTCTCAGAACTTGTGGTGGAGGCCATGGTGGTTTCAGAAGTTATGGTGGAGGCCATCGTTGTCTCAGAGCCAGCAGTGGAGGCTGTGCTGGAGGCCATGGTAGTCTCAGGGACTGTAGTGGAGGCTATAGTAGAGGATGTTGTGGTCTCAGAGACTGCGGTGGAGGCCACGATAGTTTCAGAGCCTGCAGTGGAGGCTGTGGTTGTGTCAGAGCCTGTGGTGAAGGTCCTAGTGGAGGCTCTAGTAGTCCCTGAGTCTGTGGTGGAGGCCGTGTTGGTCTCAGAGCCTGTGGTAGAGTCTGTGGTGATCTTAGAGCCTGCAGTTAAGGCGATAGTAGAGGCCATGGTGGAGGCCGTGCTGGTCTCAGAGCCTGTGATGGAGGCTGTGGTGGTGTCAGAGCCTTTTGTGAAGTCTGTGGTATTCTCAGAGCCTGAGGTGGAGGATAAATAAGGTGGGGAATGGATTAAGGATGAATTTGCAGGTTTAGTATAGCATTACTTTAACATATACTCAGTACTgcttgctcatttatttattcagatatTGAGGGCTTAATATGTACCTGGAATTTTACTAAACTCTGGGCATACTCCTGTTAGCAAAAGAGATATGGGCTTATAATTTAGTAAAGAAGAgagatacaaaataaaaacatataaatacacattGGCTCAGGTGCTGTTAAAGAAAGCAGTGGTGCTGCTTTAGGTACTAGAGTCAGAAAAGGTCTGTCTGAGGAACTGACATATGAACTGAGATCTGAAGGATAAGAAGGCAgccatttgggccaggcgcggtggctcgtgctgtaatcccagcactttgggaggccaaggcgggcggatcacctgaggtcgggaattcgataccagcctgaccaacgtgggaaaaccccatctctactaaaaatacaaaattagccgggcatggtggcgcatgcctgtaatcccagctactcgggaggctgaggcaggataatcacttgaacccgggaggcggaggttgcagtgagccaagattgtgccattgcactccagcctgggcaacaagaccaaaactccatatcaaaaacaaacaaacaaacaaaaaaaagtcagtcTCTGGGAGGTAAagtcttccagtttttgcttGTCTAGAAAAGccttcatttcatcttcatattgaaaatatttttactccGTGTAATTCTAGGTTGAAAGAGTATTTTTTGTTTCAGTATTTTAATGATGTTGCTTCTTGAGCTTCTGGTTGTCACAGTTTCTCACAGGAAGTCAGTTATCATGCTTGTCTTTGCTCCTCTCTATATAATGTGTCTTTTCGTTTCTAGCTGGTTCTAGGATTTCCCATTTATCACTGGTTTTTAGTTATTTGATTACATTGTACTTtggtatgattttttaaagtttattttgcttgaTATTTGTTGAGGTCTTGGGATCTGtgagtttatagttttcatcaaatttaattttttcagctaccatttctttaaatattttttcggTTCCTTTCCTGGAACTTCAATTACACTTATTGTAGACAAAATATTGTCTCACAAAATCACTGgtattctattcatttattttcagccCATACTCCCTCCACCCCATACTCCCTCGTACCCTCACAAGATTCTGACAACACATGCCAGGCTGCCACTCTGTGGAGAAGTCCACTTCACCCAATTtagtttgtttcctttctttcttttttcttttttttttttttgagatgaagtcttgctccgtcactcaggctggagtgcagtggtgtgatctcagctcactgcaacttccacctcctgggctcaagggattctcctgcctcagcctcctgagtagctggaaatacaggcgtgcaccaccatgcccggctaatttttgtatttttagtaaaaacagagtttcaccatgttggccaggctggcctctaactcctgacctcaggtgatctgcccacctcagcctcccaaagtgctgggattacaggtgtgagccaccgcacccggccccagtTTAGTTTCTTATATCCTTCTCTCGGCCACTGCTGTCTCCCCTTCTGTCCAACCCTGATATCTGCTTTCCTCTGCCTCACCTGATGATCTGGGGCTTAATCAttcagaaagggaagagaaagtagaaaacaaaactgatttatgtttttaaaaaatcacactcAGCATGCTGTGTGAAAACTGGCATGTAGGAGGGCAAGAGTGATAACAGAAAATTGGTTAAGAGTAGTAATCATTGCTTGGACTAGGATGGTAGCCGGGAAGATACATTTCAGTGGATGAATACAAGCtatgttttgaaattaggaaaggaaaggaagtcaaGAACAACTTCTGGCTTTGGGGCTTACACAGAGAGTtggaaatttgttttatttatctgaacGAATAGGGATGAAGTGGAGGTTGGAAATATTAGAGATTTTGAACTTTTTGTGCCCATTAGATATCCAGGAGACTGTTTGTTGGCAGTTAGAAACCTGCACTTAGTTCTCAGAggagaaatcaaaacaaaagataTAAAACTGGAGGTTATTTAAATATGCATGGTATTTAAAGCCTTGAGGCTGACTGAGATCATTTGTCTGGGAGGGTATAGTTGGAGAAGTGGGCGCTAGACCAAGCTCTGGCTGCTGCGTCATTCAGATAGAGAAGGAGAGGCGAATGAATGAGACTGAGAAGGAGCATCCAGTAAGATAGAAGGAAAACTCTAAAAAGTGAATCAAGGCAGTCAAGAGAATAGAGAGGCTCTAGAAAAATATGGTAGTTAGCTGAATTGATTTTTGCAGAGAGATCAAGTAAGATATGGCCTGGGCCACGTCCACTAGATTCAGAGACAATATGGAAGTGAGTGTTTAGTTTATTGAAAACAGATTTTCATGATGGGATAGCCCCCAATTGGAatgaataaaagtataaataagtatatatcGAGGCTTACGGATTTCACAGAAGAATAAAAAgtagagaaataataaaagacataCCTCCACAAGGACAAAGGATGGAGAGATGACAACAGCAGAGgagataaatgtttttttttaaagataatagcAGAAGGATGAGTGGTAACTCTCCAAAGGGAAAGCTTCAACATACAGGCCTCCACTGGGGGTGAGAGTAAGTCAACTACTGGTAAATTATTAATTCTATGGAATCCTGGAAAGATTCAGGAGTTGCAGCCAGGTTCCTCTGAAGCTTTGGGTGTGGCATGTGACTAAATACAGGAAAGATGGTTGAAATACAACGTAGCTAGGGACTGTCTCTCAGCTCCAGATCCCTCCTTCCACTCAAGGAATTGGATGACTACACCTCTCTCCCTTACAACAGCTTAGGATTTTATCTCTGGAGATATTGAAACCAAAGAAATTCTAGACCAGTGATCTCAGGCACTGCTGAGGGCAGAAGTGAGTTTTACTAAAACTGTGCAATTAAGGAAATGCTTACACCCTGAACTGTAAAACCCTCATTACCTCTTCCCTTACTCAGCTTCCAGCACTTCCGCAGCTATGCTAGTATGCTCTAGACAGGATCTGGAGAATTCTTCTTGTGGAAAGAAATTAGACAACACTAGATACTGAAATTTCAAGGATCTTCCCAATCAAAACTGCCACGTCTCTGCTAAGTTACCCTAAAGCTAAGTTCGCCAGCTGACAGGCCCTACCCCTGCACACAAGCTTCCAGGCATCATATTGTTGCCTCACTTTCAAATGCAAAGGACATTCTGGGATTACCAGATATTTGAGGAAAATCTCTAGCTTGAAATATAGAGACCAAAACAAATATCCCTATGAAGCAAAGTCAGAGAGAACTGAGACAGTGCAAATAGCAAAACCAACTTCAAATGTCCTCAGCAATATAAGAGAAAGTATAGCACCACAAGGTCAGTAATCTAAATAATATTCAGCTAACTACCACATTTTTCTAGAGCCTCTCTATTCTCTTGACTTCCTTGATTCACTTTTTAGAGTTTTCTTTCTACCTTACTGGATGCTCCTTCATGGGAAggagtgaaaacaaacaaacaaacaacaacaacaacaaacaaataaaagatgccattttaaaaatgattgtaaacaaaaaaagatctctttgaaattttaaaaaaaccctcaaaattcACTAGAAGGATTTGAAGACTTTAGAAGCTGAGGAAATCtccccaaaagaaaaataaaatgacagaattggaagacagaagaagaaatacaagaaaattagtgTCAGTCCAGGA from the Macaca mulatta isolate MMU2019108-1 chromosome 4, T2T-MMU8v2.0, whole genome shotgun sequence genome contains:
- the MUC22 gene encoding mucin-22 isoform X5, which translates into the protein MRRGNISPAFWFLWLLLFGLLGPSSENTTDFTKGSDTTTASITGSETSTASTMASTIALTAGSKITTDSTTGSETNTASTTDSGTTRASTRTFTTGSDTTTASTAGSETIVASTAVSETTTSSTIASTTVPETTMASSTASTAGSETTMASTITSETTMASTTSSETATVSTTGSETTTTSTAGPGATKVSITGSETTTASTAGSETTSSTSMAGSEATTTSTADSKVITASSMSSETTMASTVGSNTTTASTTGSETTTVPIKASETTTASTAGSETTTSTPTGSQTTTVSISGSEITTTSTAGSETTTVSSTGSETTTIFTAGSETTTVSTTGTETTMVSTMGSEITTNSTASSETTAVSTVGSETTTTSAAGSETTTVSTMGSETTITSTSGSETTTVSTLGSGTTMASTTGSETTTAATADSETTAASTTGSETTMASIMSSETTAASTTGSETTKVSNASSEMTTVFTAGSETITASTMGSETTMASTINFETTVVSTIGSETTTASTADSETTTASTAHSETTAASIMGSETTTVSAAGSETTVSIAGSETTAASTAGSETTAASTKDSETNIASTEDSESTSASTTGFETTTASTTGFETTTASTTGSETTMTSTMGSETTMASTIGPETTKVSTASSEMTTVSAEGSQATTASTTGSGTTTDFNTSPETTTASTMGSETTTDSTTSSETTTASTEGSETTTVSATGSETTTVSTTGSETTTASATGSETTTVSTTGSETTTVSTTGLEPTITTIEGSEMTIVSTTGAETTTASTEGSGTTAASTAGSETTTVSTADSENTTASTADFESTMASTASSETTTASTEGSETTTVSTTGLETTMVSTTGSETTITSTEGSETTTVSATGSETTTVSTEGSETTTLSTTGSETTKVSITGSETTTTSTESSEMTTVSITGSETTKVSIIGSENTTTSTEGSEITTVSITGSETTTASTEGSETTSTSTRGSETTTSSTTSSETTMASTMGSETIMASTIGSETTKVSTASSKMTTVFTENSKTTIASTTGSETTTVSTPGFETIPASTAGSETTTTSTEGSDATTVSTTGSETTTASTEGSENTTVTTTGSETPTIYNTGSETTTASTAGSETTATSTEGSETTTASTEGSETTTVSTTGSVMTTISTTVSETTMVSTIGSETTTSSTAGSDATTTSTEGSETTMASTAGSEINTACTTGSETSTSSSAGSETNTAFIIGSETTIASTASFEPTATSLTGSETTTVSITASGATAASITVSATTFVSTKATDVSIQPITNTAMSGTKTTGTRPTASSSVTMTSGMDSTASAASHIVPGIVPNTSGLDTSTRGASSTTSAPGVRTTTGSTREPTSSTSQETGPVSMGTNTVSMSHTPTNVIKPSGYLQPWAIILISLAAVVAGVGLAVGLSFCLRDLFFPLRNCVYYPHGHSHGLGLDLDLGLGSGTFHSLGNALVHGGELEKGHGGTCGFGHGVAHGLSHIHGDGYGVNHGGHHGHEGGH